The genomic segment CATGAAGGAGTCGCGCGCTTCGCCGGTCCGGACACGCTCCTGCAGCCGCCGGTTCTCGGCGATGAGGTGGATCTTTTCCTGGAACGCGGCCAGGGCCTTGCGCATTTTCTCGGAGGGGAGGTCCTCGAAGATGACGAAGTAGTCGTCCGCCCCGAGCTTGATGGCCTCCACGGCGAAATCCAGGTTGAAATTCCGGGCCTCGGTGATCACCCAGACGGTGGCCTTTTCGTGTATTCCCTTGATCTCGCGGATGATCTCGTTTCCCTGCATGCCCCGCATCACCATCCCGGTGATGAGCAGGCTCACGGGGAACTGCCCCGCCATGTTGACGCCGCTTCGGCCGTTGGAGGTGGTGTGGACCACGAATCCCGTCCCGGCGAAGAGGTCGACGATCCCCCGGGTGACCTCGGGGTCGTCGGAGATGATCAGAACGTGGGCCGGGTTCGATGTGTCGGGGCTCATGGCGCGTTCCCGGGGCTGGTCCGTCAGGGGGCGCCCGTCGCGTCGCCGGCGTCCAGGCGTCGGACCACGATAGCCGTCGTGTCGTCGCGCAGGGGGCACGAACCGCGGAAGGCGTCCAGCTCGGTCCAGAGCCGGTCGATGATCTCCCGGCTGCCGGCCCGCCCGAGGCTGGTGAGGAACTTTGGGAGGAAGTCCTTGCCCGGCATCTCCCCCGCGGCGTTTTCCACTTCCGAGACCCCGTCGGTGAACAGGAACACGAAGTCCCCGTTCCCGAGGACGGTCTTGCCGGTGCTGTAGGGGGCCTCCGGGAGGAACCCGAGCAGGGTCCCCCCCTCGGTGAGTTCCGTGACGCGGCCGTCGGTCCGGACCAGAAGGGGGTTGTTGTGCCCGGCGTTGCAGTACTCCAGCTCGCCCGAGACCGGGTCGTAGAGCATCGCGAAGAGGGTGATGAAGAAGGTCCCCCCGCAGAGGCCGCAGACGAAGCGGTTGACCTTGGACACGTTGTAGCTGATGTCGCTCTTCTGTTCGCTGGTGGCGGAAAAGGCGGCGTGGACCGCGGACGTCAGGATGGCGGCGCCGGTCCCCTTTCCCATCACGTCGGCGATCACCACGACAAAGCGCCCGTCCTCCAGCTCGAAGCAGTGGTAGTAGTCCCCGCCCAGTTGGTGGCAGGACCGGAAGCACAGGGCGGACTCCGCGCCGGGGATCGGCGGGAATTCGTTCTGGAGCAGCATGTTCTGGATCTCGGACGCCAGTTCCAGGTCCTTTTCCATGGCCTTCTTCGTGAGCAGTTCCTGGATGTAGAGATAGTTCTCGATCTTCATGGTCACGAGGTTGGCAATGGCGGTCAGCAGGCGAAGGTTCTTTTCGTTGAAGGCGCTCTCCTGGAACGACGAGTCGAGGTAGATGAGGCCGTAGACCCGGTCCTCGTTCCAGAGGGGGACGCACATCACCGACTTGATGCCCTGGATGATGACGCTCTGGGCCTTCTCCAGGTTGGGGTCGCCTTCCACGTTGGAGGTCAGGACGGCCGTCCGCTGCTCCATCACCTGCCGGCGGATGGTGTTGGAGAACTGGATGATGTCGCCGGAGACAGGGTCCGCCTGCTGCCCGGAGAAGGCCTTGACGCGGAGTTCCCCCTCCTCGTTCATCATGATGCACCCCCGCCGGGCGGGCACCACGGACATGATGAGGGTGAGGCTGTGCTGGAAGAGCCCTTCGATGTCCCGCTTGTCCAGGAGCGAGGTGGCGATTTCCTGGAGGATGCTGAGGCGGACGTTTTCCGTGCTCAGTTGCTCGAGACCG from the Acidobacteriota bacterium genome contains:
- a CDS encoding SpoIIE family protein phosphatase, translated to MQTTFQLDIFGKRRAFSLSPGQSVLIGRAADSDLIIDTDPGVSKTHARIRLEGEAPVIEDAGSRNGTYVNNVILTSPRPLRNGDVITLGATIILFYGDARGPSAGVSPPHRTPAMTCVIPLGELREKVKPAIPPGLEQLSTENVRLSILQEIATSLLDKRDIEGLFQHSLTLIMSVVPARRGCIMMNEEGELRVKAFSGQQADPVSGDIIQFSNTIRRQVMEQRTAVLTSNVEGDPNLEKAQSVIIQGIKSVMCVPLWNEDRVYGLIYLDSSFQESAFNEKNLRLLTAIANLVTMKIENYLYIQELLTKKAMEKDLELASEIQNMLLQNEFPPIPGAESALCFRSCHQLGGDYYHCFELEDGRFVVVIADVMGKGTGAAILTSAVHAAFSATSEQKSDISYNVSKVNRFVCGLCGGTFFITLFAMLYDPVSGELEYCNAGHNNPLLVRTDGRVTELTEGGTLLGFLPEAPYSTGKTVLGNGDFVFLFTDGVSEVENAAGEMPGKDFLPKFLTSLGRAGSREIIDRLWTELDAFRGSCPLRDDTTAIVVRRLDAGDATGAP